The genomic window TTCCTTTTACAAATGATTGCCCCCTGGTGGATCATTATTGTGATTTCATTTGCCACCTGCGGCATTATCGGCAAGACAGGCAAAATAGCCTTCTGGCAATCTTTCCTAGCTATTTTCTTACTTTGGATCGGGTATGCTTTATTTAAAAGCTTGCCCAATGACAACGTCCTTGCCAGCCGTGTGGCCGTAATGACGGGCATAAAACTCTGGTGGGCACTACTG from Flavobacterium sp. W4I14 includes these protein-coding regions:
- a CDS encoding ABC-type multidrug transport system fused ATPase/permease subunit (product_source=COG1132; cog=COG1132; superfamily=161098; transmembrane_helix_parts=Inside_1_1,TMhelix_2_24,Outside_25_38,TMhelix_39_58,Inside_59_78,TMhelix_79_101,Outside_102_119) yields the protein MVFIVILIICFLLQMIAPWWIIIVISFATCGIIGKTGKIAFWQSFLAIFLLWIGYALFKSLPNDNVLASRVAVMTGIKLWWALLLVTGILSGLVAGISGYCGYQFRMAMLAKKTDEKIA